One genomic region from Macrobrachium rosenbergii isolate ZJJX-2024 chromosome 1, ASM4041242v1, whole genome shotgun sequence encodes:
- the LOC136839853 gene encoding variable charge X-linked protein 3B-like, whose product MSGGEPVATKQVTRQVSKQAGWQLKLFWIGKGTGGGGGGGGGGGGGGGGGGGGGGGGGGGREWGGWNSVLSCQRKALESSLEIPPEMPLGSSLESPLESSLERPPENPLERPLESHLERPLESPLEIPLENPLEIPLEMPLESSLESPLESSLERPLERPLESHLESHLERPLESPLEIALESPLESSLEGPLENSLESHLESSRERPL is encoded by the exons ATGAGTGGTGGTGAGCCTGTAGCTACCAAGCAAGTTACCAGgcaagtaagcaagcaagcaggctGGCAGCTCAAACTGTTTTGGATAGGGAagggaacaggaggaggaggaggaggaggaggaggaggaggaggaggaggaggaggaggaggaggaggaggaggaggaggaggaggaggaagagagtggGGTGGCTGGAATAGTGTTCTGTCCTGCCAACGAAA GGCTCTGGAAAGTTCTCTGGAAATTCCTCCGGAAATGCCTCTGGGAAGTTCTCTTGAAAGTCCTCTTGAAAGTTCTCTGGAAAGGCCTCCGGAAAATCCTCTGGAAAGGCCTCTGGAAAGTCATCTGGAAAGGCCTTTGGAAAGTCCTCTGGAAATTCCTCTGGAAAATCCTCTGGAAATTCCTCTGGAAATGCCTCTGGAAAGTTCTCTTGAAAGTCCTCTAGAAAGTTCTCTGGAAAGGCCTTTGGAAAGGCCCCTGGAAAGTCATCTAGAAAGTCATCTGGAAAGGCCTTTGGAAAGTCCTCTGGAAATTGCTCTGGAAAGTCCTCTGGAAAGTTCTCTAGAGGGGCCTCTTGAAAATTCTCTGGAAAGTCATCTGGAAAGTTCTCGGGAAAGGCCTCTGTAA